The genomic region TTTCCTGTTCCCATTTTGTGCGTTCATTCATTAAGATGGTTTGAGCTTCCTGAGTTTCCGGACTGGTCATCATGATGCGGTCAGTGTCGATATAAGCAAATTTATCTTCCGCAAAAAGAGCAGCGCAGATCATTATGAGAAGTGCAATTCCAATTACTTTTTTCATACAACATCCTCCAAAATATTATTTATTAAATATAAAAATAACCTTTTCCTGAACAGTTACTTAACAGTCAATCAAAAAAAATAAGTAAAAAAACATTATTAATACTCATCACTTTTTTCAGCAGCTTTTTTGACGGATTTTATAATGGGGATGTAACCTGTACATCGGCAAAGATTTCCTTCCAAAGCTTCTTTAATTTCCTCTTCAGTTGGATGGGGATTCTTATCCAGAAGAGCTTTTGCACTCATCAACATTCCCGGCGTGCAGAACCCGCATTGGATAGCACCATTTTCCACAAATGATTGCTGCAGATTGTCTAGAATATCATCTTTTTCCAAGTTTTCCACAGTTTCGATTTTTGCACCATTAATCTGAGCTGCTAAAACGAGACAGGAATTCACGGCATCTCCATTCATTATTACAGTGCAGGCTCCGCATTCTCCTATTCCACAACCTTCCTTTGTTCCGGTCAAACCGAGATCGTCCCGCAAAATATCCAGAAGACGTTTTGCATCATCCACTTCCAATTTGTATTTTTTATCATTTACTTCAAAGTTTACTTTTATCATTTTGCATTCCTCTTTTCTCTGATTTCCAGCAGCAGATCTCTGGCAATATTAAGAAATACCGGTTTTTTGTATTCTGAAGACCAGCGCATTCCGATCTCTTTTTCGATCAAATCTGACAATGGTTTTAAGGCATTATCAATTGTTTCGTCATTCAACACTTTTCCTTTCAGAAATTCTTCAACTTCAGAAATCCTTTTTGGTTTGCTGAAAAGTGATCCGGTAACAAATCTGCAATCAGCCACTTTACCGTTTTGGAACGAGATCATTGCAGCACCGCTCAATCTGGTAATGTTCATGGCATTTCGCCTTCCCAACTGAAAATAGCTGACATAATATTTTTTATTCGGAAACGGTATAATTATCTCGGTTAGAATTTCATCCGGTTTTAGAACAGTTTGATAATTTCGTGTAATGAAATCTTGAGCTTTCACAACTCGTTTTTTGGTTTTAGATTGTAGAGAGAAGACGGCATTATAAACAAGAAGTGGAGGAAAGGAATCTGCGCAGGGAGCGGCATTTGCAAGGTTGCCGCCGATAGTTCCCCGATTTCGAATCTGCTTCGAGCCAATTTTTGAACAAGCTTCTATCAATAGCGGAAAATTAGTTTTGATGATATTACTTTCTAGAATTTCTGAAAATGTAGTGCCAGATTTTATTTTGATCTTTTCATTTTCCACTTCGATACCTTTCAGTTCTTTGAGGTCAAAAATATTCATCAGTTTATGATTTCCCGATTTCATACGCAATCCGATAACGACATCAGTTCCACCTGCCAGGATTTCATAATTATCGTTCTCTAGCAAACTGAGAGCTTCATATAGCGAGCTTGGCGTCACAGAACTTACATTCGCAATTCTGGGAGATTGCTTTTTGGTTTGATGAATATGGCAGGATTCGGCAATTGCCAGTTCACTTTGCCGCGCAGGCTTTTTCAGTTGTTTGTTCAGGAATACTTTTTCCAGTGTTAACGGAAGCTCGTAGGAGTGTTCTTTGTTGATGAAAAAATAGGCGTTATTGATAGCGGCCGACGTTAACTCCAAAGTAGGTTCTCCCAGGCTTTTTGCACCAAACGGACCGGCTGGATCTTCATTTTCTATCAGGATCAGATCGATATTTTTTATATCTTTAATTGTCGGGATCAGATATTCATCAAAATTGGCAGATTTTACTTCTCCATTTTGAATGTTGTAATCTTCTAAAACTGCATAACCAAATCCCTGTGTTACGCCACCTGTAACTTGTCCTTCCGCACCAATTCTATTGATAACTTTTCCCACATCATGAGCAGCAGTGATATTAAGAACTTCAATTTTCCCTGTGCTTGAATCCAATTTTATTTGTGCAACATGACAGCCGTAAACATAAGTAAAATAAGCATTTCCCTGTCCTGTTTCTTCATGCCAGCTTACGTTTGGAGATTTCCACCAGCCATAAGCTGAAAGATTTACTCCAGCCAGATACGCCTTTTCCACGGCTGTATTAAAATCTAAAAATATTTCAGGATCGTGTTTATTAATTATTTTTCCTTCCTGCCAGATTGTCTCATCAATATTTTCAGCTTTTAACTCTGTTTTCAAAACTTCAAATATTCTCTGTTTCAATTCTTCAGCAGCGATAATTGTGGCGTTTCCACCTGCGATTGTTCCGCGTGAAGCTACGGTTGGTCCGCCATCGGTTATCGTGGAAGTTTGAGGTTGAACAAATACAACGCGATCGGTATTAACTCCCAAAACTTCTGCTGCGATCTGGCAAAAAGTTGTGCGCATTCCCTGTCCATTTTCATTCAAACCGGTAAGAAGATAAACACTACCATCAGCTTGAACGGAAACAATAGCCGAAGTTGCATCTGTTCCTTCGGCACCCAGGGCACAACCTCTGAAACTACAGGAAAGTCCGATTCCATATTTAAAGCGGGAATTTTCAGAATTTAACTTCCTAAATTCAGCAATTTTATTTTGATAATCAGATTTTTTCGTCGCTGTTTTCATGACTTCCTGCAGCGAAACTTTGTGTTCTGCAAGTTTTTGTCCGCTGGCTGTAATACTGTTCTGTTTATAGCCATTTATTTTTCTAATTTCAAAAGGTGAGATATTGCAAATTGATGCGATTTCATCCATCAGAGATTCTTGAGCAAAAATGACCTGTGGAGAACCGAAACCACGAAAAGCTGCTGTGTAAGTGTTGTTTGTGTAAACTCCATAAATATCAGTTTCCACATTGTCAATTTCATACGGTCCTGTAGCCTGCACCACAGAACGCCAGGTAACGAAAAATGTTTGAGAAGAATATGCTCCGCAATCTGCAATGATATTTATCTTCATTGCTTTCAATTTTCCGTCTTTATCAAATCCTGCTTTATAATTCATGTAATAGGGATGACGTTTGTAACTTTCTTTGATGGAATCTTCCCGGCTGTAAGTCAGTTTGACTGGTCTGCCGGTTTTTTTTGCCAGGATGGCACAACGACAAGCCATATAATTTACCACATCGTCTTTTCCACCGAAAGATCCGCCGAGAGTAGAACCGATCACATTTACCTGATTCAGATCTACTCCCATGCACAGAGCTACAACTTTTCTGGTGGTAAATGGATTTTGAATGGAACCGTAAACTTTGTAGCCTTTGCACATTGGATCCGGCTCTACAGTTATCGATTCGGGCTCGATGTAGGCATGTTCATGAAAACCGGTGCGGTAGGTTCTTTCGATAATATGATCGGAATTTTCAAACCCGTTTTCTACCTTTCCTTTTCTTAGCGGATAATGCACCATAATATTGCTTTTATATTCGGGGTGGATAAGTCTCGCTTCTTTTTTGAAAGCTTCCCGGGGATCGAAAATTCCTTCCATCTGCTGATAATCTACCCGGATCTGATCGACAGCTTCCTGAGCAGCTTCTTTGGTTTCGGCAGCTACAGCAGCTATCACATCTCCGCTGTAAAAAACCTCATCATTCACCAGCGGATAGTGATCTGCTCGAATAGCTCCCAATCGTTTCTGACCAGGAATATCATCATAAGTAGCGATCGATTTGACCCCTTTAATTCTCTCAGCATTTTTCAGGTCGATATTCGTGATCTTTCCGCAGGGAATATCGGTGTAGCGGACTGCTGCGTAAAGCATTTTATTCAGCTTGATATCGTCGCCGTAAATAGCTTTTCCTGTAACTTTTTCGTACGCATCAACTCTTTTTACACGCTTTCCGATCAATTTAAAATCTTTTGCTTTATTATTAGATTTCATTTCTATCTCTTTTTCAGGTTGATTAACGATTTCTGATGTATCCACTTTC from Candidatus Cloacimonadota bacterium harbors:
- a CDS encoding (2Fe-2S)-binding protein, encoding MKVNFEVNDKKYKLEVDDAKRLLDILRDDLGLTGTKEGCGIGECGACTVIMNGDAVNSCLVLAAQINGAKIETVENLEKDDILDNLQQSFVENGAIQCGFCTPGMLMSAKALLDKNPHPTEEEIKEALEGNLCRCTGYIPIIKSVKKAAEKSDEY
- a CDS encoding molybdopterin-dependent oxidoreductase; its protein translation is MKSNNKAKDFKLIGKRVKRVDAYEKVTGKAIYGDDIKLNKMLYAAVRYTDIPCGKITNIDLKNAERIKGVKSIATYDDIPGQKRLGAIRADHYPLVNDEVFYSGDVIAAVAAETKEAAQEAVDQIRVDYQQMEGIFDPREAFKKEARLIHPEYKSNIMVHYPLRKGKVENGFENSDHIIERTYRTGFHEHAYIEPESITVEPDPMCKGYKVYGSIQNPFTTRKVVALCMGVDLNQVNVIGSTLGGSFGGKDDVVNYMACRCAILAKKTGRPVKLTYSREDSIKESYKRHPYYMNYKAGFDKDGKLKAMKINIIADCGAYSSQTFFVTWRSVVQATGPYEIDNVETDIYGVYTNNTYTAAFRGFGSPQVIFAQESLMDEIASICNISPFEIRKINGYKQNSITASGQKLAEHKVSLQEVMKTATKKSDYQNKIAEFRKLNSENSRFKYGIGLSCSFRGCALGAEGTDATSAIVSVQADGSVYLLTGLNENGQGMRTTFCQIAAEVLGVNTDRVVFVQPQTSTITDGGPTVASRGTIAGGNATIIAAEELKQRIFEVLKTELKAENIDETIWQEGKIINKHDPEIFLDFNTAVEKAYLAGVNLSAYGWWKSPNVSWHEETGQGNAYFTYVYGCHVAQIKLDSSTGKIEVLNITAAHDVGKVINRIGAEGQVTGGVTQGFGYAVLEDYNIQNGEVKSANFDEYLIPTIKDIKNIDLILIENEDPAGPFGAKSLGEPTLELTSAAINNAYFFINKEHSYELPLTLEKVFLNKQLKKPARQSELAIAESCHIHQTKKQSPRIANVSSVTPSSLYEALSLLENDNYEILAGGTDVVIGLRMKSGNHKLMNIFDLKELKGIEVENEKIKIKSGTTFSEILESNIIKTNFPLLIEACSKIGSKQIRNRGTIGGNLANAAPCADSFPPLLVYNAVFSLQSKTKKRVVKAQDFITRNYQTVLKPDEILTEIIIPFPNKKYYVSYFQLGRRNAMNITRLSGAAMISFQNGKVADCRFVTGSLFSKPKRISEVEEFLKGKVLNDETIDNALKPLSDLIEKEIGMRWSSEYKKPVFLNIARDLLLEIREKRNAK